A single genomic interval of Cryptosporangium phraense harbors:
- a CDS encoding DNA repair helicase XPB, which yields MPNGPLIVQSDKTLLLETDHPDAQACRMAIAPFAELERAPEHVHTYRLTPLGLWNARAAGHDAESVVDALVRFSRYPVPHALLVDVADTMDRYGRLQLLNSPVHGLVLHALDRAVLVEITRNKKVSPMLGAKIDDDTVAVHPSERGRLKQVLLKVGWPAEDLAGYVDGEAHSIDLAEDGWTLRSYQQEAVDNFWAGGSGVVVLPCGAGKTLVGAAAMAQAKATTLILVTNTVAGRQWKRELIARTSLTEDEIGEYSGERKEIRPVTIATYQVMTSRKNGEYRHLELFGARDWGLIVYDEVHLLPAPIFRLTADLQSRRRLGLTATLVREDGREGDVFSLIGPKRYDAPWKDIEAQGWIAPAECVEVRVTMTDAERMTYAVAEPEERYRVCATARTKMPVVRKLVEKHQGEQVLVIGAYLDQLDEISAELEAPVIEGKTTNRERERLFDAFRRGEINTLVVSKVANFSIDLPEAAVAIQISGTFGSRQEEAQRLGRVLRPKADGRQAHFYTVVSRDSLDADYAAHRQRFLAEQGYAYTIVDADDVIGPPLPDVG from the coding sequence GTGCCCAACGGACCCCTGATCGTCCAATCGGACAAAACTCTGCTGCTCGAGACCGACCACCCGGACGCCCAGGCCTGCCGGATGGCGATCGCCCCGTTCGCCGAGCTCGAACGGGCCCCCGAACACGTCCACACCTACCGGCTGACGCCGCTGGGGCTGTGGAACGCCCGCGCGGCCGGCCACGACGCCGAGTCGGTGGTGGACGCGCTGGTCAGGTTCTCGCGATACCCGGTACCGCACGCGCTGCTGGTCGACGTCGCCGACACGATGGACCGGTACGGTCGGCTGCAGCTGCTGAACTCGCCCGTGCACGGGCTCGTGCTGCACGCGCTCGACCGCGCGGTCCTCGTCGAGATCACCCGGAACAAGAAGGTCTCCCCGATGCTCGGGGCGAAGATCGACGACGACACGGTCGCGGTCCACCCGTCCGAGCGCGGCCGGCTCAAGCAGGTGCTGCTGAAGGTCGGCTGGCCCGCTGAGGACCTGGCCGGTTACGTCGACGGGGAAGCGCACTCGATCGACCTGGCCGAAGACGGCTGGACGCTGCGCTCGTACCAGCAGGAGGCGGTCGACAACTTCTGGGCCGGCGGCTCCGGCGTCGTCGTGCTGCCCTGTGGAGCGGGCAAGACGCTGGTCGGCGCGGCCGCGATGGCCCAGGCCAAAGCCACGACGCTGATCCTGGTGACGAACACGGTCGCCGGACGCCAGTGGAAGCGCGAGCTGATCGCCCGCACTTCGCTCACCGAGGACGAGATCGGCGAGTACTCGGGCGAGCGCAAGGAGATCCGCCCGGTCACGATCGCGACCTACCAGGTCATGACGTCCCGGAAGAACGGCGAGTACCGCCACCTGGAGCTGTTCGGCGCCCGCGACTGGGGCCTGATCGTCTACGACGAGGTGCACCTGCTGCCCGCGCCGATCTTCCGGCTCACCGCCGACCTGCAGTCGCGCCGCCGGCTCGGGCTCACCGCCACGCTGGTCCGCGAGGACGGCCGCGAGGGCGACGTCTTCTCGCTGATCGGCCCGAAGCGCTACGACGCCCCGTGGAAGGACATCGAGGCGCAGGGCTGGATCGCGCCGGCCGAGTGCGTCGAAGTGCGCGTCACGATGACCGACGCCGAGCGGATGACGTACGCGGTCGCCGAGCCCGAGGAGCGGTACCGGGTGTGCGCGACCGCGCGCACGAAGATGCCGGTCGTCCGGAAGCTGGTCGAGAAGCACCAGGGCGAGCAGGTGCTGGTGATCGGCGCCTACCTCGACCAGCTCGACGAGATCAGCGCCGAACTCGAGGCGCCGGTGATCGAGGGCAAGACGACCAACCGCGAGCGCGAGCGGCTGTTCGACGCGTTCCGGCGCGGCGAGATCAACACGCTGGTCGTCTCCAAGGTCGCGAACTTCTCGATCGACCTGCCCGAGGCCGCGGTCGCGATCCAGATCTCCGGCACGTTCGGCTCCCGGCAGGAGGAGGCGCAGCGGCTCGGGCGCGTCCTCCGGCCCAAGGCCGACGGACGGCAGGCGCACTTCTACACGGTGGTCAGCCGCGACAGTCTGGATGCGGACTACGCGGCTCACCGGCAGCGGTTCCTCGCCGAGCAGGGGTACGCCTACACGATCGTCGACGCCGACGACGTGATCGGACCACCGCTCCCCGACGTCGGCTGA
- a CDS encoding L,D-transpeptidase — MPGRHSSSADTTEYIYIAEEAPRGKHTRMRGRRRRENPVGRAAKVGIAGVVAAAVAGSISYGAVSMVTRSSSTGTASAIDIAAPARSSDNRASRAGGYCARTGPGQARVEQYLATQTAKFGQVTMDATQDGTDCAAIRKFQTAVALPTVTGFADDATAEIADRLYGSSPASCQADATTTTVCVDLTRQTLWVMRTGSVVFAPVVVRTGGKGLKTPVGQFEISEKKTLTTSSEYGTKLPYWERFYQDFGLHAADTSFYSDESAGGSHGCVNLLASDAKAVYGLTEVGTQVHVFGNKSGT, encoded by the coding sequence GTGCCTGGTCGACATTCATCCTCAGCAGACACCACGGAGTACATCTATATCGCTGAGGAAGCGCCACGCGGGAAGCACACCCGCATGCGTGGGCGTCGTCGCCGCGAGAACCCGGTCGGCCGGGCCGCGAAGGTCGGTATTGCCGGTGTCGTCGCCGCCGCGGTGGCCGGGAGCATCTCGTACGGTGCGGTCTCGATGGTGACGCGTAGTTCGAGTACCGGAACGGCGAGCGCGATCGACATCGCCGCTCCGGCGCGTTCCAGTGACAATCGGGCGTCTCGCGCTGGTGGGTATTGCGCGCGGACCGGACCCGGGCAGGCGCGGGTCGAGCAGTATCTGGCGACGCAGACGGCGAAGTTCGGCCAGGTCACGATGGATGCGACGCAGGACGGGACGGACTGCGCGGCGATCCGGAAGTTCCAGACTGCGGTCGCGCTGCCGACCGTCACCGGCTTCGCCGACGACGCGACCGCCGAGATCGCCGACCGCCTCTACGGCTCGTCCCCGGCGTCCTGCCAGGCGGACGCCACGACGACGACGGTCTGCGTCGACCTGACCCGCCAGACGCTCTGGGTGATGCGGACGGGTTCTGTAGTTTTTGCCCCGGTCGTGGTGCGGACGGGCGGTAAGGGGCTGAAAACTCCGGTCGGTCAGTTCGAGATCAGCGAGAAAAAGACACTGACGACATCGAGTGAATACGGCACGAAGTTGCCGTACTGGGAGCGCTTCTACCAGGACTTCGGCCTGCACGCTGCGGATACGTCGTTCTATTCGGACGAGTCGGCGGGTGGCTCGCACGGTTGTGTGAATCTGCTGGCGAGTGACGCGAAGGCTGTTTACGGTTTGACCGAGGTTGGCACCCAGGTTCACGTTTTTGGCAACAAGTCGGGCACGTAG